In one Aerosakkonema funiforme FACHB-1375 genomic region, the following are encoded:
- a CDS encoding DNA polymerase, with product MPQYFQYSLFLQQEEELQSNIVLLDNPQFPQLLQGWKQAKRFGFDLETFGNSGEPDSALDPNTGEIRLISIAVPIDNRVRVLLIDNGFYNEQRAEIERQLQSLGFWETLAERLANPTVEVVGHSLDFEQQWMLAKYGFKIRCIRDTKLMSQVYWAGLDPWLDKVNNKPHSLAYVCLRLGIDIDKTEQKSEWGWGDKGGGELSNNQLNYAGLDAEVVLQVHDRLEPLLKKIGVWNSYLAECNASPAFAQMAYYGMPVNEAVLNSVTVQYEKAYQDLLNKLGSTFPEAVSYLYSSKELPKLINGKFKLKLSQVNADSLSKYWDIPELRLISVIKTTKTYLDYLANLKESLRDGYVRSRYTQINRAAFGRSSSQHPNLQNPPNPSNFPSELQAYNLPAIRTVFVAHLGTSLIVSDLSKAHTRIACEASGDSELTKRLNSDTQEIFCSIAEAIAFIQGLGYDWTEDNIRLWVKDKTHANHQTAAMLRAVSKNVHYGSMNLQGFKTLQKTIRTGSGISLTDKEAQSSQSGWKRTYAGVAAFCQKIIKEASCTLPLVLGIEGIKGRTKFGLGYVRCLTGRGVFLPLYPQEFGKGASVSVRGPDATAAFWTMAEADIIKMALGEIIDRFDCHPEYGAHIGNMAHDEVDAIALSDYAVEVAAVIQSSMRWAMRQFIHSIPVDEGESAESLICASWAQK from the coding sequence ATGCCACAATATTTCCAATATAGTTTATTTCTGCAACAAGAAGAAGAACTTCAATCCAACATTGTTCTGCTCGATAACCCCCAATTTCCTCAACTTCTCCAAGGGTGGAAACAAGCTAAAAGATTTGGGTTTGATTTAGAAACTTTTGGCAATTCAGGGGAACCAGACAGCGCTCTTGACCCCAATACTGGAGAAATTCGCCTGATTTCTATAGCCGTTCCTATAGATAATAGGGTGCGGGTGTTATTAATTGATAATGGTTTCTATAATGAGCAAAGAGCAGAAATCGAACGACAACTTCAGTCGTTGGGATTCTGGGAAACTTTGGCAGAAAGATTAGCTAATCCAACGGTGGAAGTTGTGGGTCATTCTTTGGATTTTGAACAACAGTGGATGTTGGCGAAGTATGGCTTTAAAATTCGCTGTATCCGCGATACTAAGTTGATGAGTCAGGTATATTGGGCTGGTTTAGATCCTTGGCTGGATAAAGTTAACAATAAACCGCATTCTTTGGCTTATGTTTGTCTGCGTCTTGGCATTGATATAGATAAAACGGAACAAAAATCTGAATGGGGTTGGGGAGATAAGGGGGGTGGGGAACTGAGTAATAACCAGTTGAATTATGCAGGTTTAGATGCTGAAGTAGTTCTGCAAGTACATGACAGACTTGAGCCTTTATTGAAGAAAATAGGTGTGTGGAATTCCTATCTGGCTGAATGCAATGCTTCACCTGCTTTTGCACAGATGGCTTATTATGGAATGCCTGTGAATGAGGCGGTTTTGAATAGTGTTACCGTGCAGTATGAAAAGGCTTATCAGGATTTGCTGAATAAGTTGGGTTCTACTTTTCCTGAAGCGGTTTCTTATCTCTATTCAAGTAAGGAATTACCGAAGTTGATTAATGGTAAATTTAAGTTGAAGTTAAGTCAGGTGAATGCTGATTCTTTGAGTAAGTATTGGGATATTCCAGAACTTAGGTTGATTTCGGTGATTAAGACTACTAAGACTTATCTGGATTATTTGGCTAATCTCAAGGAATCTTTGCGGGATGGATATGTGCGTTCTCGTTATACGCAAATTAATCGGGCTGCTTTTGGACGCAGTAGTAGCCAACACCCTAATTTGCAAAATCCTCCTAATCCTAGTAATTTCCCTAGCGAGTTACAGGCTTATAATTTGCCTGCGATTAGAACGGTTTTCGTGGCGCATCTGGGTACTAGCTTGATTGTTTCTGACCTTTCTAAAGCACATACTAGGATTGCTTGTGAGGCTTCTGGGGATAGTGAGTTAACTAAGCGGTTGAATTCGGATACTCAAGAAATCTTTTGCTCGATTGCTGAGGCGATCGCATTTATTCAAGGTCTCGGTTATGATTGGACTGAGGATAATATTCGCCTCTGGGTTAAGGATAAAACCCATGCTAATCATCAGACGGCGGCGATGTTGCGGGCTGTTAGTAAGAACGTGCATTATGGGTCGATGAATTTGCAGGGTTTTAAGACGCTTCAGAAAACGATTAGGACGGGTAGTGGGATTAGTTTAACTGATAAGGAGGCGCAGTCGAGTCAGTCTGGTTGGAAGAGAACTTATGCTGGTGTTGCTGCTTTTTGTCAGAAAATTATTAAAGAGGCTAGTTGCACTTTGCCGTTGGTGTTGGGGATTGAGGGGATTAAGGGGCGTACTAAGTTTGGATTGGGTTATGTGCGTTGTTTGACGGGACGTGGGGTGTTTCTTCCTTTGTATCCGCAAGAGTTTGGGAAAGGTGCGTCTGTTTCTGTCAGAGGGCCGGATGCGACGGCGGCTTTCTGGACGATGGCGGAGGCTGATATCATTAAGATGGCTTTGGGTGAGATTATCGATCGCTTTGATTGTCATCCTGAGTATGGGGCGCATATTGGGAATATGGCCCATGATGAGGTGGATGCGATCGCACTCTCTGATTATGCTGTTGAGGTGGCTGCTGTTATCCAAAGTTCGATGCGTTGGGCGATGAGGCAATTTATTCACAGCATTCCGGTGGATGAGGGGGAGAGTGCAGAAAGTTTGATTTGTGCTTCTTGGGCGCAGAAATAA